The Terriglobia bacterium nucleotide sequence CGAAACCTCCTCGGCCGACTTCCGCTTTCCCGAAGGCGCCCTCGTTCTGGACAACAACATCTTCGATCAATATCTGATCATGATGTACCGCGTCCAGGCCGGTGAAAGTTCTTTTCCTGTTTTCGTTCCTCAGGACCGCAGTGTCGGGCGCGCCACGGTTCACATGACCGCTCCCCATACCTACGACCTGGAAGTCGGAGACGTCAAAATGGAAGCGACGGTCGACGACAACGGAACCCTGACAAAACTTTCCGTACCTGCCGCGAATGTCGTCGTGCAGCGGTAATTATAAAAATAGGTTAGACTGGCACTTTTATGGATGAAGTATCGGTATTCACGGCCTTCGTCGCCGGCTTGGTTTCTTTTCTGTCACCTTGCGTTCTGCCGCTGGTGCCGGGATATATTTCCATCATTTCCGGCTCTTCCCTCGAACAGCTGAAGGCTCAGGAGAAGGACGCATCGCTGTTCAGGACCGTCCTGATGAATTCCATCCTTTTTATCGTGGGGTTCTCGATCACCTTCATCCTCCTCGGCGCTTCGGCAACCTGGATCGGACAGGTCCTCGTGTCGCGGATGCGGCTGCTGGGACAGCTTGCCGGGCTGGTTCTGATCGTCTTCGGTATTCATCTCACCGGTCTGATCAAAATCAATGCTCTATATAAGGACAAGCGTTTCCATAACGTCCAGAAGCCGCGCGGCATGCTCGGAGCGCTGGTTCTCGGGCTGGCTTTTGCGTTTGGCTGGACGCCCTGTATCGGTCCGATCCTGGCGGGCATTCTGACGATTGCGAGCACGAAGCAGACGGTCACCGAAGGCATGTTTCTTCTGGCCGTTTATTCGGCGGGGCTCGGTATCCCGTTCCTTCTGACCAGCCTCGCGTTGAATCAATTCCTGGCCTTCTACGGCCGCTTCAAGAAGCACTTCCACACGGTGGAAGTCGTCAGCGGCGCGCTTGTCATTGCGGTGGGTGTGCTGATTCTGACTGGCAGTTTGTCCCGTTTGGCGACCTACTTCACATTTCTGAACCGTTTCGCGCTGTAAATCAGCGTTTTTAGCCGCAGGGTACTTTAGGCCCTTTAAATTGGCAATATGGTTACTTTCCCTCAGCTTCCTGATAGCAAACCTCGAATAAGCGATTCCCATTAAACACTGCCCATTGCCCCAATTCTTCACCTCGCCCCTGATCGATAGCGGCTAGGTGACAGAGAAATTGCCGGAAGCGGGTTATAGGGGGATTGGGGCAATGAGTAGTGTTTAATGGGAATCGGTTATTCGAGGTTTGTTATCAGGCAGAAGGTCGCGTCTAGCCGCGGATGGCTACCAACCCATTGTCCCCATCCACCAGAACGCGGGCGCCATCCGGAATGCGGGCGGTCACTTCGTTGATGCCCACCACTGCCGGGACGCTGAACTCGCGCGCGATGATGGCGGCATGCGAAAGAATTCCTCCGCGCGCGGTGACGAGAGCGCCGACCGCAGGCAGGATGACGTTGTAGGCCGGAGAAGTGGTTTGCGCGACAAGGACGTCCCCCACGGCGACCTTCGCGAGATCCGAGGGATCCCGCACAATCCTCGCGCGGCCTTCATAGGAGCCGGGACTGGCGGCGAGTCCTTGAAGCGTGAGATTCGATGCCGGTTGGATCGGATAGGTCTCCTGTCCTTCCATCTCGGCCAGGTAGAACATAATCGCAGAGCTGATCCGCGAGCACGCTTCGCCGAGAACCTCCGGGCCGGGCCGTAACGGCTTTTCGCCGAAGGTGGGAGGCGGTTCTTCGTCCGCCCATGCCCGCCATTGATCGGCGCGCGCGGAAATCTCTTCGGCGCAGGGAGCGGGGCCTCCCGACAGCAGCGCGTCCAACTCCGCCGGAGTGGTTTGAAACACGTCGGCCTGGGCTTTCAGAGCGCCGCGCGAAAACAGCCGGCCGGCGGCGGCAAGAACGGATCGCCTCATCAGGCCGAGCGGCCAGAGATACGTTGTCCGCACATCTTCATCGTGCAGGCCGTACGCCATCCTGGCCTCGGCGAGTCCGCTTTCGAATTCCGGGACTTCGCTCACGGGCAGGCGCCCGCGAAGTCTCGCTGCCGCGGCCTGAAAGACTTCGGCGTGAGGTTGTCTTGCTGCGGCGCGATCGAGACGCGATGTAATCAACGACAGCGTACAGCCCGGAAGCTCGCGCAGTGTGGCATCGACGATATCGAAACCGGTGATGATGCGGTCTCCGTATTCGTGCAGATACGCGTCGAGGTTCTTCCGGATTTCCGGCGACATCCGGCGGAGCTGTTCGAGCCGGATGTCGGGATGGATGGACTCATCGCAAACAAACTCTGCCGTTCCAGGAAGCGAGCGGATGTTTTCGGCGATTTCGTCGACCATGTGAAGGCAATCGGCCAGGCTCGGCCGGCAACTCTGAAGCACGGCGACGATGTCGGAGATCGAAGCCCCGGTAAGGTCGTGTGTGCGCCGGACCCAATCCCCGACCGGCACCATACTCGCCGGCTGTTGAATGAAGTGCTGGATCGTGCCTTCGGCCAGAAGGTTTCGCAGCGCGGCAAGGTTGTCCTGTAGATCGGTCAGGCTCATCCGCTGCGGATCGCGGCGTGCGAATGTGAGAAGGCGTCGGCGCAGGTTGTCCTTCACCTCCGGCCATTCCGCGCAGTCGCGGCGCCACAGTTTTTCCCGCCATACTTTTTCGGCGGTCTCCCGGCGTTCGGCCAGTTTCTCCGGCGTTTCGACGAATTGCGCCCGGAAGTACCGGCGGCCTCGCACGCGGGCGATATCGAAATATTCGACGGCGCAGCCGTAACGTTCAAAGGCGCGTTGAGTTCCCTGCAGGAACGCGGGGGTGACCAGTTCCCAGAGATGGCGCGACATCGGCACCGGATAGCGCGATTCGCGCCGCTCCCAGTATCCCGGTTCGATGCTGGCTTCCTGCCATTCCCTGGTCATTTTCAACTTCCCTGTTCGCCGCCGTTTTGCGCTCCGCGCGCGAGGACACGGATCGCCCACGCGACACGGTCCGCGGCGCCGTCGATATCCAGACCAAGATAGTCTTTGAAGGCGCGCACGCAACCGTACGACGTCAACACGAACACGATGTCCCGCAGCCATGCCTGTTCTTCGGCGTTGAGCTTTGCCGCCGCCGGACGCAGCGCCGCTTCGAAATATTTGGCGCGCTCATCGAGTTGCGGCCTTCGGATGTCGTATCCGATCCGGGTTCTCAGTGCCGCTGCGATTGTCGGTTCGATCGATTCTCTGCGGCGGAACAGCGTGGGAATCATTTCGGCCAGTTCCTCAGGCGAATTCGAGCGCGGGAACTCCGAGAAACTGAAGCCGCCTTTCGCATGCGCATAGTCGTCGAGCGCGGCGAAAAGATCGCGTTTGGTCGGGAAGTACCGGTATACCGAGGGGATCGAAACCTTCGCCTCTTTGGCAACGAGGGGAATGGACAGCTCGGCAATGCCGTCGCGCGCGAGAACCTGCACCAGCGCGTCGAGGATACGCTCGCGAGTTTGAATCGTGCGTTCGTCCCGCATCGGACTTCGGTAGATTCGGCGCTTAACTTTGGGGGTTGGCTTGGGGTTCATAGATGGCGCGTATTCTATTACAGCTTATTGCACCATTGCATCATTCGAGGTTTCTGCATTTCAAATTTAGAAATGCAAAAACCTCGAATGATGCAATGGTGCAATAAATCTAATTCTTTCTATATTCCTTCCGCGCCACTTCCACGTAAGGAACCGGGCTCACAGTCGCCCGGATTTCCGTCTGCACATGCCGTTCGACCGTCGGTTTCGGGCTGCCGCCGCCTTCTTCGCCCCAGACGAACGTTACTTCCGTGCCGGGTTCGGCGTACGCCGCGTCGAGAATCGCCAGCGTCAGCATTTTGCCTTCATTGGAGCTGTAGCCGCACCAGGTGGAGATGCCGATCGTCTTACCGTCGTGCGTGACTTTGTCGTAGGGCAGCATCGCGTAGACGGCGGATGGGAAATCGACGTACTTGGCTCGTCCCGCCTTCTGGAACATGGTGCCGATCAGCCGCGTGACATCCTCATCATTAAGCGCGAGCGTCACCTTCTTGCGGTGATTCCGGCCGGCGATCTTCTCGAGCGCTTCGCGGCCGATAAAGTCGTGGTCGAATTTCACGATGTGGCCATAGCCGAGATCCCAGGGTGTCAGGTAATAATCCTCGATATTGTCGGAGTAAAAGCTGCCGCCAACAGAAGCCCGCGCTTCGTAACCATCTGCCGGCAACCATTCACGATAGGCTTTCATCCTGTCGCCGGAGTAAACGGCCGGCATCGGCGAGGGAACCCATCCCGATTCCAGCGTATTCGACGAATAGGCGCGAGCGCCCACGCGCCGCAGCCCGAACTCCTGTCCCGCTTCGACAATTGTCGAAAGGACGGCATCGCCATCCTGCGCCGGTCCATAAAGTTCAAAGCCGGGCTGGCCTGCCATTCCATGCCGTAACCCGTGCACCTGCCGGCCGGCAATGGTGAAAAGACAGCCGTCGAAGAATTTTATTGGCGGCGCCGGTTTGCCGGTGATTTTCTCGATGACCTTGATGGCGTTGGGTCCCTGGAGTTGGTATCGGTATGTTTTACGGCCGATCGGATCGGGCCGCGCGGCCGATCGTTCGTCGCGTTCGAGGCGAACGCCGTAGCCGCCGGTCTGGGCGTGGTAGGTCACCCAGTTGTGGACCGAAGGCCGGCC carries:
- a CDS encoding cytochrome c biogenesis protein CcdA — encoded protein: MDEVSVFTAFVAGLVSFLSPCVLPLVPGYISIISGSSLEQLKAQEKDASLFRTVLMNSILFIVGFSITFILLGASATWIGQVLVSRMRLLGQLAGLVLIVFGIHLTGLIKINALYKDKRFHNVQKPRGMLGALVLGLAFAFGWTPCIGPILAGILTIASTKQTVTEGMFLLAVYSAGLGIPFLLTSLALNQFLAFYGRFKKHFHTVEVVSGALVIAVGVLILTGSLSRLATYFTFLNRFAL
- a CDS encoding PEP-utilizing enzyme, encoding MTREWQEASIEPGYWERRESRYPVPMSRHLWELVTPAFLQGTQRAFERYGCAVEYFDIARVRGRRYFRAQFVETPEKLAERRETAEKVWREKLWRRDCAEWPEVKDNLRRRLLTFARRDPQRMSLTDLQDNLAALRNLLAEGTIQHFIQQPASMVPVGDWVRRTHDLTGASISDIVAVLQSCRPSLADCLHMVDEIAENIRSLPGTAEFVCDESIHPDIRLEQLRRMSPEIRKNLDAYLHEYGDRIITGFDIVDATLRELPGCTLSLITSRLDRAAARQPHAEVFQAAAARLRGRLPVSEVPEFESGLAEARMAYGLHDEDVRTTYLWPLGLMRRSVLAAAGRLFSRGALKAQADVFQTTPAELDALLSGGPAPCAEEISARADQWRAWADEEPPPTFGEKPLRPGPEVLGEACSRISSAIMFYLAEMEGQETYPIQPASNLTLQGLAASPGSYEGRARIVRDPSDLAKVAVGDVLVAQTTSPAYNVILPAVGALVTARGGILSHAAIIAREFSVPAVVGINEVTARIPDGARVLVDGDNGLVAIRG
- a CDS encoding helix-turn-helix domain-containing protein, producing the protein MRDERTIQTRERILDALVQVLARDGIAELSIPLVAKEAKVSIPSVYRYFPTKRDLFAALDDYAHAKGGFSFSEFPRSNSPEELAEMIPTLFRRRESIEPTIAAALRTRIGYDIRRPQLDERAKYFEAALRPAAAKLNAEEQAWLRDIVFVLTSYGCVRAFKDYLGLDIDGAADRVAWAIRVLARGAQNGGEQGS
- a CDS encoding aminomethyl transferase family protein; this encodes MAHKSLENLLKSVGGPVQLLRNSQTGPNVYPVVPPEYTNWRDEQQAWQQTCVLFNQSYHMTDMYIEGPKALQLLSDLGINSFKTFNLHQGKQFVVCNYDGYVIGDVILFRLGDNLFNIVGRPSVHNWVTYHAQTGGYGVRLERDERSAARPDPIGRKTYRYQLQGPNAIKVIEKITGKPAPPIKFFDGCLFTIAGRQVHGLRHGMAGQPGFELYGPAQDGDAVLSTIVEAGQEFGLRRVGARAYSSNTLESGWVPSPMPAVYSGDRMKAYREWLPADGYEARASVGGSFYSDNIEDYYLTPWDLGYGHIVKFDHDFIGREALEKIAGRNHRKKVTLALNDEDVTRLIGTMFQKAGRAKYVDFPSAVYAMLPYDKVTHDGKTIGISTWCGYSSNEGKMLTLAILDAAYAEPGTEVTFVWGEEGGGSPKPTVERHVQTEIRATVSPVPYVEVARKEYRKN